Proteins from a single region of Streptomyces spectabilis:
- a CDS encoding glycoside hydrolase family 3 protein encodes MSSTASTPDTLTRDALTVLQPGFGGTTAPDWLLRHIGEGLAAVGLFGRNVQTPEQVAALTAQLRAEREDLLVAIDEESGDVTRLEVRTGSSFPGNHALGAVDDTALTRGVAAELGRRLAECGVTFNWAPSADVNSDPDNPVIGVRSFGADTDLVARHTAAYIEGLQSSGVAACAKHFPGHGDTAVDSHHAVPHIGVDADVLSARELAPFRAAIAAGTRAVMSAHISVPALDPEYPATLSRRILTDVLRGELGFDGLIVTDGIEMQAISSTYGIERGTVLAIAAGCDAICVGGGLHDELTVRRLRDALVSAVRAGELPEERLADAAARVRALAHWTSVSGAAGRSGGVPDTEIGLRAARRALTVTHSETYAGPLTSAPYVAALTPVANIAVGDETPWGVAAELGRRLPGTETGSFTGADAGREALAAAGDRRIVAVVRDAHRHPWMTAAVDHLLAARPDTIVVEMGVPQAKPTGALHIATHGAARVCGIAAAEAITGA; translated from the coding sequence GTCCTCCAGCCCGGCTTCGGCGGGACCACCGCCCCCGACTGGCTGCTCCGCCACATCGGTGAGGGCCTGGCCGCCGTGGGCCTGTTCGGCCGCAACGTCCAGACGCCCGAGCAGGTGGCCGCGCTCACCGCCCAGCTGCGCGCCGAGCGCGAGGACCTCCTCGTCGCCATCGACGAGGAGAGCGGTGACGTCACCCGCCTCGAGGTGCGCACCGGCTCGTCCTTCCCCGGCAACCACGCGCTCGGCGCGGTGGACGACACCGCGCTCACCCGCGGCGTCGCCGCCGAGCTGGGGCGCCGCCTCGCCGAGTGCGGCGTCACCTTCAACTGGGCGCCGTCCGCGGACGTCAACTCCGACCCGGACAACCCGGTCATCGGCGTGCGCTCCTTCGGCGCCGACACCGACCTGGTGGCCCGGCACACCGCCGCCTACATCGAGGGCCTGCAGTCCTCCGGCGTCGCCGCCTGCGCCAAGCACTTCCCCGGCCACGGCGACACGGCGGTCGACTCGCACCACGCCGTGCCGCACATCGGCGTCGACGCGGACGTCCTGAGCGCCCGCGAACTCGCCCCCTTCCGGGCCGCGATCGCCGCGGGCACCCGCGCCGTCATGAGCGCCCACATCAGCGTCCCGGCCCTCGACCCGGAGTACCCGGCGACGCTCTCGCGGCGCATCCTCACCGATGTGCTCCGCGGCGAGCTCGGCTTCGACGGCCTGATCGTCACCGACGGCATCGAGATGCAGGCCATCTCCTCGACGTACGGCATCGAGCGCGGCACCGTCCTCGCCATCGCCGCCGGCTGCGACGCCATCTGCGTCGGCGGCGGCCTCCACGACGAGCTGACGGTACGCCGTCTGCGCGACGCCCTCGTGTCGGCGGTCCGCGCGGGCGAGCTGCCCGAGGAGCGGCTCGCCGACGCGGCCGCCCGGGTCCGGGCGCTCGCGCACTGGACCTCGGTGTCGGGCGCGGCCGGGCGTTCGGGGGGCGTGCCCGACACCGAGATCGGCCTGCGCGCGGCCCGCCGCGCCCTGACGGTCACCCACAGCGAGACCTACGCGGGCCCGCTGACCAGCGCCCCCTACGTCGCCGCGCTCACACCGGTGGCCAACATCGCCGTCGGCGACGAGACCCCGTGGGGCGTCGCCGCCGAACTCGGCCGCCGTCTGCCCGGCACCGAGACCGGCTCCTTCACCGGTGCCGACGCGGGCCGCGAGGCCCTGGCCGCGGCGGGGGACCGGCGGATCGTCGCCGTCGTCCGCGACGCCCACCGCCACCCCTGGATGACGGCGGCCGTCGACCATCTGCTCGCCGCCCGCCCCGACACCATCGTGGTCGAGATGGGCGTCCCGCAGGCCAAGCCCACGGGCGCCCTCCACATCGCCACCCACGGCGCGGCCCGCGTCTGCGGCATCGCGGCGGCAGAGGCGATCACGGGCGCGTAG
- the nagB gene encoding glucosamine-6-phosphate deaminase: MEVVIVPDAKAGGELIAEAMAALVRRKPDALLGVATGSTPLPIYEALAAKVRDGAVDVARARICQLDEYVGLPAGHPESYRSVVLREVVEPLGLSEAAFMGPDGSAEDVQGACEAYDRALAEAGGVDLQLLGIGTDGHIGFNEPCSSLASRTRIKTLTEQTRVDNARFFDGDIDQVPHHVITQGIGTILEARHLVLLATGEGKADAVAATVEGPVASIVPASALQLHAHATVVVDEAAASKLKLADYFRHTYANKPAWQGL; the protein is encoded by the coding sequence GTGGAAGTTGTCATCGTCCCGGACGCCAAGGCAGGCGGCGAGCTCATCGCGGAGGCCATGGCCGCCCTGGTGCGCCGTAAGCCTGACGCCCTGCTCGGTGTCGCCACCGGCTCGACCCCGCTGCCCATCTACGAGGCCCTGGCCGCCAAGGTCCGCGACGGTGCCGTGGACGTGGCGCGGGCGCGGATCTGCCAGCTCGACGAGTACGTCGGGCTTCCGGCCGGGCACCCGGAGTCGTACCGCTCGGTGGTGCTCCGGGAGGTCGTCGAGCCGCTCGGTCTGAGCGAGGCGGCCTTCATGGGCCCGGACGGCAGCGCCGAGGACGTACAGGGCGCCTGCGAGGCGTACGACCGCGCCCTCGCCGAGGCGGGCGGCGTGGACCTCCAGCTGCTCGGGATCGGCACGGACGGGCACATCGGGTTCAACGAGCCCTGTTCGTCGCTTGCCTCGCGGACGCGGATCAAGACCCTGACCGAGCAGACCCGGGTGGACAACGCGCGGTTCTTCGACGGCGACATCGACCAGGTCCCGCACCACGTCATCACGCAGGGCATCGGCACGATCCTGGAGGCGCGCCACCTGGTGCTGCTCGCGACGGGCGAGGGCAAGGCGGACGCCGTGGCGGCCACGGTCGAGGGGCCGGTGGCGTCCATCGTGCCCGCGTCGGCGCTGCAGCTGCACGCGCACGCGACGGTCGTGGTGGACGAGGCCGCGGCGTCGAAGCTGAAGCTGGCGGACTACTTCCGGCACACGTACGCCAACAAGCCTGCGTGGCAGGGGCTCTAG
- a CDS encoding SIS domain-containing protein translates to MTVTPSSPYSEQPGRIMSREMAEQPDVLRRILDSGAPRIRRTAEEVAAKHPRFVLLTARGTSDHAALYAKYLLEVRLGLPCGLTSMSTTTAYAAKPDLRDVLVITVSQSGGSPDLVASTQAAREAGAVTLAVTNNPDSPLAAVSEHHIDILAGPEKALPATKTYTASLLALYLFVEGLRGSDGAQAGALPGLAADLLARHDEIRTLAARYRFAERMVITSRGYGYPTAKEAALKLMETSYIPALAYSGADLLHGPLAMVDNISPVIAVVTDGRGGEALQPVLDRLRGRGADLVVIGPKAQVEQASAGFVLPTEDVAEELQPILEIIPLQLLAYEVTIARGQDPDAPRALAKVTETR, encoded by the coding sequence ATGACCGTGACCCCCTCCTCCCCGTACAGCGAGCAGCCGGGCCGCATCATGTCCCGGGAGATGGCCGAGCAGCCCGACGTGCTGCGACGCATCCTCGACAGCGGCGCGCCCCGGATCCGCAGGACCGCCGAAGAGGTCGCGGCGAAGCACCCCCGCTTCGTGCTGCTCACCGCCCGCGGCACCTCCGACCACGCCGCGCTCTACGCCAAGTACCTCCTCGAAGTCCGTCTCGGCCTGCCCTGCGGGCTGACCTCCATGTCCACGACCACGGCCTACGCGGCCAAGCCCGATCTGCGGGACGTCCTGGTCATCACCGTGAGCCAGTCGGGCGGGTCACCGGACCTGGTGGCCTCCACCCAGGCCGCCCGCGAGGCCGGCGCCGTCACCCTCGCCGTCACCAACAACCCGGACTCGCCCCTCGCGGCCGTCTCCGAGCACCACATCGACATCCTCGCGGGCCCGGAGAAGGCCCTCCCCGCGACCAAGACCTACACGGCGTCCCTGCTCGCCCTGTACCTCTTCGTCGAGGGCCTGCGCGGGAGCGACGGCGCACAGGCCGGTGCCCTGCCCGGCCTCGCCGCGGACCTCCTGGCGCGCCACGACGAGATCCGCACCCTCGCCGCGCGCTACCGCTTCGCCGAACGCATGGTGATCACCTCGCGCGGCTACGGCTACCCCACCGCCAAGGAGGCCGCCCTGAAGCTGATGGAGACCAGCTACATCCCCGCCCTCGCCTACTCCGGCGCCGACCTCCTGCACGGCCCCCTCGCCATGGTCGACAACATCTCGCCGGTCATCGCGGTGGTCACGGACGGCAGGGGAGGGGAGGCGCTCCAGCCCGTGCTCGACCGGCTGCGCGGCCGCGGCGCCGACCTGGTGGTCATCGGCCCCAAGGCCCAGGTCGAGCAGGCGTCCGCCGGATTCGTGCTGCCGACCGAGGACGTGGCCGAGGAACTCCAGCCGATCCTGGAGATCATCCCCCTGCAACTCCTCGCCTACGAGGTCACCATCGCCCGCGGCCAGGACCCGGACGCGCCCAGGGCACTGGCCAAGGTGACGGAGACCCGCTGA
- a CDS encoding SDR family oxidoreductase, with protein MGASKGNATGTASGEAAPGEAGRTAGSAAGRLAGRTALVTGGSRGIGRGIAERLGRDGARVAVHYGSNEAAAKETVAAIERAGGSAFAIGAELGRPGDAEALWTAFDAHADGVDILVNNAGIGTSRPFADTDEAEFDRLFAVNTKAPYFITQLATERLRDGGRIINISSGVSRAAVMPDILTYAMTKGALDVFTRNLSKVLGPRGITVNSVAPGVVDTDVNAAWLRGEENEAARAGAAALSALGKVGTVEDIADVVAFLASPDGRWVTGQWLDATGGSLA; from the coding sequence ATGGGTGCGTCGAAGGGGAATGCGACGGGGACGGCTTCCGGGGAGGCGGCGCCGGGGGAGGCCGGCCGCACGGCCGGATCTGCGGCGGGGCGGCTCGCCGGAAGGACCGCGCTCGTCACGGGCGGCAGCCGGGGCATCGGGCGGGGCATCGCCGAGCGGCTCGGCCGGGACGGCGCCCGCGTCGCCGTGCACTACGGCAGCAACGAGGCGGCCGCGAAGGAGACGGTGGCGGCGATCGAGCGGGCAGGCGGCTCGGCGTTCGCGATCGGCGCGGAGCTCGGGAGGCCGGGGGACGCCGAGGCGCTGTGGACGGCGTTCGACGCCCACGCGGACGGCGTCGACATCCTGGTGAACAACGCGGGCATCGGCACGTCACGCCCCTTCGCGGACACCGACGAGGCGGAGTTCGACCGGCTCTTCGCGGTGAACACCAAGGCGCCGTACTTCATCACGCAGCTCGCCACGGAGCGCCTGCGCGACGGCGGCCGGATCATCAACATCTCGTCCGGCGTCTCCCGCGCCGCCGTCATGCCGGACATCCTGACGTACGCGATGACGAAGGGCGCCCTGGACGTCTTCACGCGGAATCTGTCGAAGGTCCTGGGCCCTCGCGGCATCACGGTGAACTCGGTCGCCCCGGGCGTCGTGGACACGGACGTCAACGCCGCCTGGCTGCGCGGCGAGGAGAACGAGGCGGCGCGGGCGGGCGCGGCGGCGCTGTCCGCCCTCGGCAAGGTCGGCACGGTGGAGGACATAGCCGACGTGGTCGCGTTCCTCGCCTCGCCGGACGGCCGCTGGGTGACGGGCCAGTGGCTCGACGCCACGGGAGGCTCGCTGGCCTGA
- a CDS encoding TetR/AcrR family transcriptional regulator: protein MATKQRGRPRSFDRETALEKALRTFWEQGYETTSVSDLTRELGIGAPSLYAAFGDKRTLFAEVLQRYAVSYGAFGARAMDEEPTARAGVERMLREAAAEYTDPSHPHGCLVIHAAVNCATPEVEQTLRDQRNANIASFEDRIKAAVASGELPRDTDAAALARYVGAVLQGLSQQSRDGATREELEAVAEMSMRAWPASEPVGSTH, encoded by the coding sequence ATGGCGACGAAACAGCGAGGCAGGCCCCGCTCCTTCGACCGCGAGACGGCCCTGGAGAAGGCCCTGCGCACGTTCTGGGAGCAGGGGTACGAGACGACGTCCGTCTCCGACCTCACCCGCGAGCTGGGCATCGGCGCGCCGAGCCTGTACGCGGCCTTCGGCGACAAGCGGACCCTGTTCGCGGAGGTCCTGCAGCGCTACGCGGTCTCGTACGGAGCCTTCGGCGCCCGCGCGATGGACGAGGAGCCGACCGCCCGCGCGGGCGTCGAGCGCATGCTGCGCGAGGCAGCCGCGGAGTACACGGACCCGTCGCATCCGCACGGCTGCCTCGTCATCCACGCCGCGGTCAACTGCGCGACGCCCGAGGTCGAGCAGACCCTGCGCGACCAGCGCAACGCGAACATCGCCTCGTTCGAGGACCGGATCAAGGCGGCCGTCGCGAGCGGCGAACTGCCCCGGGACACGGACGCGGCGGCGCTCGCCCGCTATGTGGGCGCCGTCCTGCAGGGCCTGTCCCAGCAGTCGAGGGACGGTGCCACTCGCGAGGAGCTGGAGGCCGTCGCGGAGATGTCGATGCGGGCCTGGCCCGCGTCCGAACCGGTGGGCTCCACGCACTGA
- a CDS encoding sensor histidine kinase, producing MNDLVRQHTALGDSDLEWLHLLVSEWQLLSDLSFADLVLWVPTRDGTRYVSVAQMRPNTGPTSYQDDMVGHLVPRGRRPLLDAALDEGRIVREGDPEWREEVPVRVESIPVRREGRVLGVIARNTNLLTVRTPSRLELTYLQSASDLAQMIAAGSFPFPDQQVDMDASPRVGDGLIRLDADGIVQYASPNALSAYHRLGLAADLVGHHLGKATAELAPSRGPVDEALIKLASGWAPREFEIEGGDGVIQLRAIPLKPKGPRIGSLVLLRDVTELRRRERELITKDATIREIHHRVKNNLQTVAALLRLQARRIDSVSGREALEEAVRRVGSIAIVHETLSQNLDERVEFDDIADRVLAMVAEISPGKVTGRRTGRFGILDAEVATPLSMVLTEILQNALEHGFREGDTGTVEVSAVRGGTTKEARLLITVQDDGVGLPEGFDPHRTGNLGLQIVRTLVEGELGGTFDMVRAPERGTRVVLDIPVRADK from the coding sequence ATGAACGACCTCGTACGCCAGCACACAGCCCTCGGCGACTCCGACCTCGAGTGGCTGCACCTGCTGGTCTCGGAGTGGCAGCTGCTCTCCGACCTGTCCTTCGCCGACCTCGTCCTGTGGGTCCCCACGCGCGACGGCACCCGCTATGTCTCCGTGGCGCAGATGCGGCCCAACACCGGCCCCACCTCCTACCAGGACGACATGGTCGGCCACCTCGTCCCGCGCGGCCGCCGCCCGCTCCTCGACGCCGCCCTCGACGAGGGCCGCATCGTGCGCGAGGGCGACCCGGAGTGGCGCGAGGAGGTCCCCGTCCGGGTCGAGTCCATCCCCGTACGCAGGGAAGGGCGCGTCCTCGGCGTCATCGCCCGCAACACCAACCTCCTTACGGTGCGCACCCCTTCCCGCCTTGAGCTCACCTACCTCCAGTCGGCCTCCGACCTGGCGCAGATGATCGCGGCGGGCTCCTTCCCGTTCCCCGACCAGCAGGTCGACATGGACGCCTCCCCGCGCGTGGGGGACGGTCTGATCCGTCTCGACGCGGACGGCATCGTGCAGTACGCGTCCCCCAACGCCCTGTCCGCGTACCACCGCCTCGGCCTGGCCGCCGACCTCGTGGGCCACCACCTGGGCAAGGCGACCGCCGAACTCGCCCCGTCCCGGGGGCCGGTGGACGAGGCGCTGATCAAGCTCGCCAGCGGCTGGGCGCCCCGCGAGTTCGAGATCGAGGGCGGCGACGGCGTGATCCAGCTGCGCGCCATCCCGCTCAAGCCCAAGGGTCCGCGCATCGGTTCGCTCGTGCTGCTGCGCGACGTCACCGAACTGCGTCGCCGCGAGCGCGAGTTGATCACCAAGGACGCCACCATCCGGGAGATCCACCACCGGGTGAAGAACAACCTCCAGACGGTCGCCGCCCTGCTGCGCCTCCAGGCGCGCCGCATCGACTCCGTCTCGGGCCGCGAGGCGCTCGAAGAGGCGGTCCGCCGCGTGGGCTCCATCGCCATCGTCCACGAGACGCTCTCGCAGAACCTCGACGAGCGCGTGGAGTTCGACGACATCGCCGACCGCGTCCTCGCGATGGTCGCGGAGATCTCGCCCGGCAAGGTGACGGGCCGCCGCACGGGCCGCTTCGGCATCCTCGACGCCGAGGTCGCCACGCCGCTGTCGATGGTGCTCACCGAGATCCTGCAGAACGCCCTGGAGCACGGCTTCCGCGAGGGCGACACGGGCACCGTCGAGGTGTCCGCGGTGCGCGGCGGCACCACCAAGGAGGCCCGGCTGCTGATCACCGTCCAGGACGACGGCGTCGGTCTTCCGGAAGGATTCGATCCGCATCGCACCGGCAATCTGGGCCTGCAAATCGTCCGTACGCTCGTCGAGGGCGAGCTGGGCGGCACCTTCGACATGGTCCGCGCTCCGGAGCGCGGCACGCGCGTCGTCCTCGACATCCCGGTACGCGCCGACAAGTGA
- a CDS encoding WhiB family transcriptional regulator, with protein MDWRHNAVCREEDPELFFPIGNTGPALLQIEEAKAVCRRCPVIEQCLQWALESGQDSGVWGGLSEDERRAMKRRAARNRARQASA; from the coding sequence ATGGACTGGCGTCACAACGCCGTTTGCCGCGAGGAAGACCCCGAGCTCTTCTTCCCCATCGGCAACACCGGTCCTGCGCTGCTGCAGATCGAGGAAGCCAAGGCCGTCTGCCGTCGCTGCCCTGTCATTGAGCAGTGCCTGCAGTGGGCGCTCGAGTCCGGCCAGGACTCCGGCGTCTGGGGTGGCCTCAGCGAGGACGAGCGCCGCGCGATGAAGCGCCGCGCCGCCCGCAACCGGGCGCGCCAGGCCAGCGCCTGA
- a CDS encoding diacylglycerol/lipid kinase family protein, with amino-acid sequence MRALLVVNPAATTTSARTRDVLIHALASEMKLEAVTTEYRGHARDLGRQAAESEDIELVVALGGDGTVNEVVNGLLHNGPSPEDLPRLAVVPGGSTNVFARALGLPNDAVEATGAILDALREGSERTVSLGRVSGTPGTDDEAVPSRWFTFAAGLGFDAGVVGRVEQHRERGKKSTHALYVRQVVRQFLGENDRRHGAITLERAGEEPVTDLVMSIVCNTSPWSYLGNRPLYASPKASFDTGLDVLGLKRLSTAAVARYGTQLLRSTPERGPHGKNAVSLHDLTDFTLHSKAPLPLQMDGDHLGLRTSVTFTGVRRALRVIV; translated from the coding sequence ATGCGTGCTCTTCTCGTGGTCAATCCGGCGGCTACTACCACCAGTGCGCGCACGCGTGACGTACTGATCCACGCGCTGGCGAGCGAGATGAAGCTCGAAGCGGTGACCACGGAGTACCGCGGCCACGCCCGCGACCTCGGCCGCCAGGCGGCGGAGAGCGAGGACATCGAGCTGGTCGTGGCCCTCGGCGGCGACGGCACCGTCAACGAGGTCGTCAACGGTCTCCTGCACAACGGCCCCTCTCCGGAGGACCTGCCCCGCCTCGCCGTCGTCCCCGGGGGCTCCACCAATGTGTTCGCGCGCGCCCTGGGGCTGCCGAACGACGCCGTGGAGGCGACCGGCGCGATCCTGGACGCGCTGCGTGAGGGAAGCGAACGCACGGTGAGCCTCGGCCGGGTCTCGGGCACCCCCGGGACGGACGACGAGGCGGTCCCGTCGCGCTGGTTCACCTTCGCGGCCGGGCTCGGCTTCGACGCGGGCGTGGTCGGCCGGGTCGAACAGCACCGGGAGCGAGGCAAGAAATCGACGCACGCCCTTTACGTGCGCCAGGTGGTACGCCAGTTCCTCGGGGAGAACGACCGCCGGCACGGTGCGATCACCTTGGAGCGGGCGGGCGAGGAGCCGGTGACGGACCTCGTGATGTCCATAGTCTGCAACACGTCTCCCTGGTCCTACCTGGGCAATCGGCCTTTGTACGCCTCCCCGAAGGCGTCGTTCGACACCGGTCTCGACGTGCTCGGCCTGAAGCGTCTTTCGACCGCCGCGGTGGCCCGTTACGGGACCCAGCTGCTGCGCTCGACCCCGGAGCGCGGGCCGCACGGGAAGAACGCGGTCTCGCTGCACGACCTGACGGACTTCACCTTGCATTCGAAGGCGCCCCTGCCGCTCCAGATGGACGGTGACCACCTGGGGCTGCGGACGAGCGTGACGTTCACAGGCGTACGCCGTGCACTGCGTGTGATTGTGTGA
- a CDS encoding RNA polymerase sigma factor SigF: MKDGDGPVRDEERGTPGKHGTHGLPGRGRGGTRPAAGRGGPVEPGPAPGGIPEQQARPHPQDPEQSGPLTVAEKTAMPDEAAPTAEDGFDGPSGPGGGRKDQVGAARRGSPRASSTGGAAPEGRRLVTGGTMSEHEQHSRHDPQDRSGARAMFVELRALADGSPEYAELRNKLVRMHLPLVEHLARRFRNRGEPLDDLTQVATIGLIKSVDRFDPDRGVEFSTYATPTVVGEIKRHFRDKGWAVRVPRRLQELRLALTTATAELSQLHGRSPTVHELAEKLAISEEEVLEGLESANAYSTLSLDVPDTDDESPAVADTLGAEDEALEGVEYRESLKPLLEDLPPREKRILLLRFFGNMTQSQIAQEVGISQMHVSRLLARTLAQLREKLLVEE, translated from the coding sequence GTGAAGGACGGGGACGGGCCGGTGCGGGACGAAGAGCGCGGAACACCCGGCAAGCACGGCACCCACGGCCTGCCCGGCCGCGGCAGGGGCGGCACGCGCCCGGCCGCGGGGCGCGGCGGCCCGGTGGAGCCCGGGCCTGCCCCCGGAGGCATCCCCGAGCAGCAGGCAAGGCCGCATCCGCAGGACCCGGAGCAGTCGGGTCCGCTGACGGTGGCCGAGAAGACAGCGATGCCGGATGAGGCAGCGCCGACCGCCGAGGACGGGTTCGACGGGCCGTCCGGTCCGGGCGGGGGGCGAAAGGACCAAGTAGGCGCCGCACGCAGGGGGTCCCCCCGGGCGTCCAGCACTGGGGGCGCGGCCCCCGAAGGGCGGCGGCTGGTGACGGGCGGGACGATGAGCGAGCACGAGCAGCACAGCCGGCACGATCCACAGGACCGCAGCGGCGCGCGAGCGATGTTCGTGGAGCTGCGCGCGCTGGCGGACGGCAGCCCGGAGTACGCGGAGCTGCGCAACAAGCTGGTCCGCATGCACCTGCCGCTCGTGGAGCACCTGGCCCGCCGCTTCCGCAACCGCGGCGAGCCCCTGGACGACCTGACGCAGGTCGCCACGATCGGTCTGATCAAGTCCGTGGACCGCTTCGACCCGGACCGCGGCGTGGAGTTCTCGACGTACGCGACGCCGACGGTGGTCGGCGAGATCAAGCGCCACTTCCGGGACAAGGGCTGGGCGGTGCGCGTCCCGCGGCGGCTGCAGGAGCTGCGCCTCGCCCTGACGACGGCGACCGCCGAGCTCTCCCAGCTGCACGGCCGCTCCCCCACCGTGCACGAGCTGGCCGAGAAGCTGGCGATCTCCGAGGAAGAGGTCCTGGAGGGCCTGGAGTCGGCCAACGCGTACTCCACGCTGTCCCTGGACGTCCCGGACACGGACGACGAGTCCCCGGCCGTGGCGGACACCCTCGGCGCCGAGGACGAGGCCCTGGAGGGCGTCGAGTACCGCGAGTCCCTCAAGCCGCTCCTGGAGGACCTGCCGCCCCGAGAGAAGCGGATCCTGCTCCTTCGCTTCTTCGGCAACATGACGCAGTCGCAGATCGCCCAGGAGGTCGGCATCTCACAGATGCACGTCTCCCGGCTGCTCGCACGCACCCTGGCTCAGCTGCGGGAGAAGCTCCTCGTCGAGGAGTGA
- a CDS encoding anti-sigma regulatory factor, with protein sequence MSQIAGEPGNQDFVEVRLPAAGAYLSVLRTATAGLAARLDFTLDEIEDLRIAVDEACAILLQQAVPGSVLSCVFRLVDDSLEVTVSAPTTDGRAPERDTFAWTVLSALAGMVDSSVGDDKTVSISLYKKRGAGPGPA encoded by the coding sequence GTGTCCCAGATCGCAGGCGAGCCCGGGAATCAGGACTTCGTAGAGGTCCGCCTTCCGGCTGCGGGTGCCTACCTGTCGGTGCTGCGTACGGCCACGGCCGGCCTCGCGGCGCGCTTGGACTTCACCCTGGACGAGATCGAGGACCTCCGCATCGCGGTCGACGAGGCCTGCGCGATCCTGCTCCAGCAGGCCGTGCCCGGCTCCGTGCTCAGCTGCGTCTTCCGGCTCGTCGACGACTCGTTGGAGGTGACCGTGTCGGCCCCCACCACCGACGGCCGCGCTCCGGAGCGGGACACCTTCGCCTGGACGGTGCTGTCGGCCCTCGCGGGCATGGTCGACTCCTCGGTCGGCGACGACAAGACCGTTTCGATCAGCCTCTACAAAAAGCGCGGCGCGGGACCCGGGCCGGCGTGA
- a CDS encoding UBP-type zinc finger domain-containing protein produces MNECVHVSALPRPEPEPLSETCPECLAAGSHPVQLRLCLTCGHVGCCDSSPFQHATAHSKETGHPVMRSFEPGESWRWCFVDGSIV; encoded by the coding sequence ATGAACGAGTGTGTGCACGTCAGCGCGCTACCCCGCCCCGAGCCCGAGCCGCTGAGCGAAACCTGCCCGGAGTGCCTCGCGGCCGGCAGTCACCCCGTGCAACTGCGGCTGTGCCTGACGTGCGGGCACGTGGGGTGCTGCGACTCCTCCCCGTTCCAGCACGCGACGGCGCACTCCAAGGAGACCGGGCACCCCGTGATGCGGTCCTTCGAGCCGGGTGAAAGCTGGCGTTGGTGCTTTGTCGACGGTTCGATCGTCTGA